One window of Cohnella hashimotonis genomic DNA carries:
- a CDS encoding response regulator transcription factor: MNEYTIAVVDDDANIRHLVEAYLNKENYRTVGLGTAEEAWELWISSPPDLWVLDIMLPGMDGYELCRRIRSDAEVPIIMISAKDDEVDKILGLELGGDDYLVKPFSPRELVARVKRQLRRWYRLHAANETVAPAAAPASVEAGSLQVYPEERRAFWRGAELELTFKEYTLLQVLAEHPNRAYTREQLLTLVWGDDYFGSDRAVDHLIKRLRKKAEQLPIESVWGHGYRLRTEGGIHP; the protein is encoded by the coding sequence ATCAACGAATATACGATTGCCGTCGTGGACGACGACGCGAACATCCGTCATCTCGTCGAGGCTTATTTGAACAAAGAAAATTACCGCACCGTCGGGCTGGGTACCGCGGAGGAGGCATGGGAGCTGTGGATAAGCAGCCCGCCCGATCTCTGGGTGCTCGATATCATGCTGCCGGGCATGGACGGGTACGAGCTTTGCAGACGCATCCGCAGCGACGCGGAAGTGCCGATCATTATGATCTCGGCCAAGGACGACGAGGTCGATAAAATACTGGGGCTCGAGCTTGGCGGCGACGACTATCTGGTGAAGCCTTTCAGCCCCCGCGAGCTGGTCGCCCGGGTGAAGCGCCAGCTGCGCCGCTGGTACAGGCTGCATGCCGCGAACGAGACGGTCGCTCCGGCAGCCGCTCCTGCCTCCGTAGAAGCCGGCTCTTTGCAAGTGTATCCGGAGGAACGGCGCGCTTTTTGGCGCGGCGCGGAATTGGAACTGACCTTTAAAGAATACACGCTGCTGCAGGTGCTGGCGGAACACCCCAATCGCGCGTACACGCGGGAACAATTGCTCACGCTGGTGTGGGGCGACGATTATTTCGGCAGCGACCGGGCCGTCGATCATCTCATCAAGCGGCTGCGCAAAAAAGCGGAGCAGCTCCCGATCGAGTCGGTCTGGGGGCACGGCTATCGATTGAGAACGGAAGGAGGGATTCATCCATGA